From a single Rutidosis leptorrhynchoides isolate AG116_Rl617_1_P2 chromosome 5, CSIRO_AGI_Rlap_v1, whole genome shotgun sequence genomic region:
- the LOC139848061 gene encoding cytokinin dehydrogenase 5-like, which translates to MATKLLLFFAICRLIIIVGLTLNPTDLFHTELDGNLTVDRLEIQSASTDFGKMSFSKPLAVLQPASSSDIANLVKLSYESAHGFAVSARGHGHSINGQSQTPNGVVIKMTRSTRDPVVSVVSEKFMYVDVWGGELWIDVLKSTLKYGLAPKSWTDYLYLSVGGTLSNAGISGQAFNYGPQISNVHEMDVVTGKGDVITCSTDKNPDLFHSVLGGLGQFGIITRARIALERYPQMVRWIRVLYSNFSAFTHDQEYLISLHDQPQSQKFDYVEGFVIVDEGLINNWRSSFFSPKNPVKISSLKADGNVLYCLEITKNYYHESNPDLVDQEVEALLKKLKYIPASEFTTDLPYVDFLDRVHTAELKLRSKDMWDVPHPWLNLFVPKSRIGDFDKGVFKGILGNKTSGPILIYPMNKNKWDEKSSVVTPNEDVFYLVALLRSALDNGEETLTLKHLSGENREILKFCKESKIEVKQYLPHYTTQKEWMEHFGDKWPEIYRRKMEFDPRLILATGQKIFNPSFGSYPRSW; encoded by the exons ATGGCTACCAAATTACTTCTATTTTTTGCCATATGCCGTCTAATCATAATCGTTGGTTTAACCTTAAACCCTACTGATCTATTTCACACCGAACTAGACGGTAATTTAACCGTTGACCGGCTCGAAATACAGTCAGCGTCAACCGACTTTGGAAAAATGTCATTTTCCAAACCACTTGCCGTTTTACAGCCAGCGTCCTCATCTGACATCGCGAATCTCGTGAAACTATCCTATGAATCTGCCCATGGTTTTGCGGTGTCAGCAAGAGGACACGGCCATTCAATAAACGGCCAGTCACAAACACCAAACGGTGTCGTTATTAAAATGACCCGATCAACACGTGATCCGGTGGTATCTGTTGTTTCGGAGAAGTTTATGTACGTAGATGTTTGGGGTGGGGAGCTTTGGATTGATGTGCTCAAGTCTACGTTAAAATATGGACTCGCACCGAAATCATGGACCGATTATTTATACCTATCGGTTGGTGGAACACTTTCTAATGCGGGAATTAGTGGTCAAGCGTTTAATTATGGCCCTCAGATTAGTAATGTTCATGAAATGGATGTCGTCACAG GAAAAGGTGACGTGATAACATGTTCCACGGATAAAAACCCGGATTTGTTTCATTCGGTATTAGGCGGGTTGGGTCAGTTTGGAATCATAACTCGGGCTAGAATAGCCTTAGAACGTTATCCACAAATG GTTAGATGGATTCGAGTTTTATATTCGAATTTCTCTGCTTTTACACATGATCAAGAGTATCTTATCTCGTTGCACGATCAACCACAATCTCAAAAGTTCGATTACGTTGAGGGCTTTGTTATCGTCGACGAAGGCCTAATTAACAACTGGAGATCATCATTTTTCTCGCCTAAAAATCCTGTTAAGATATCGTCTCTTAAAGCTGATGGAAATGTGTTGTACTGCTTGGAAATCACTAAAAATTACTACCACGAATCAAACCCTGATTTGGTCGATCAG GAAGTGGAAGCTTTGTTGAAGAAACTAAAATATATACCAGCATCCGAGTTTACAACTGACTTGCCTTACGTAGATTTCTTGGACCGGGTTCACACAGCAGAACTGAAACTCCGGTCCAAGGACATGTGGGATGTACCACACCCATGGCTTAACCTGTTTGTACCAAAATCAAGAATTGGTGATTTTGATAAAGGAGTGTTCAAGGGTATTTTGGGTAATAAGACAAGTGGGCCCATCCTCATCTATCCCATGAACAAAAACAA GTGGGATGAGAAATCATCGGTTGTGACACCAAACGAGGACGTGTTTTACTTGGTGGCATTACTTCGATCCGCATTGGATAATGGAGAAGAAACGCTAACTTTGAAGCACCTAAGTGGCGAAAACCGCGAGATTTTGAAGTTTTGTAAAGAATCGAAAATTGAAGTGAAACAATACTTGCCTCACTACACAACACAAAAGGAATGGATGGAACATTTTGGAGACAAATGGCCCGAAATTTATCGAAGAAAAATGGAGTTCGACCCGAGACTTATCTTAGCTACGGGTCAAAAAATATTTAACCCTAGTTTTGGTTCATATCCAAGATCATGGTGA